The genomic segment TGTTTTGCTTGTAATGCGCTGGAATGTGCAAGAATATCAGTCTTTGCTTCTTGCTCGTCTGCTGGATTCTCCACCTATGTGATTTCCttgcctgcttcttctggcgGCACATCGAAAATAGCGAAAGACGTGCTGAGGcttcgagaaacgaaagccCACTCTCAGTGTCCGTTTGGTTCATGGTAAATCTCGAGTTTAGAGACTGACACTGCGGCGCGCCCATGCACGGGGGACTTTTCTTCATGAATCAGTCGCATTGGTAATGGGAAAATTATCTCTTGTGAACTGTCTCATTTCCATATGATGCGGCCTATGTACTAAGATAAGCTTTGGTTGTCTTCGtggttttcgtcttttccgcTCAGGGATTTTCTGCACATCTGTTTTCCATCCCTGTTCCCTCCGATGGACCGGCAGGCCATGAACGAGGCGCGTCAGGCTCGAGCTGCTGAGCGGGAAGCCCGAAGGTGCAACACCCGTGGCGCCAGAGATGGTGACGCCTCTGAGTGTGGGAGTCAAAATGCAACCAAGGACAGTGCAACCCAAGGAGCGAAAGCGGGCGTCCGCAGTGGGGCACCTGGAAATGGGAAAAAATCAAGCAAAACAAGCCAGCCTGCGAAGCCGGTGGGGCCGTCTCCACCACTGCCGCTTGCCTCGCTTCCGGATGGACGAATTGGGAAATTGCTTCTGCACCGAAGTGGGCGTGTGGAGCTCCGCCTTCTAAGTGCCATGGCGCACAAGTCTGGTTGCAGCTTAGCATCCAAAAGCGACTGTGGGAGTGGCTCTTCGGCAGACATGCAGGAtgacgaaagaggaaaaggactGGGAGGAACGCTCACGAAGAATAAGTCAAATGAAGAACCAGGCATGTGCTTTGAAGTCAATATTGGATCGGAATGCACTTTCGCTCAGGTAGGTTTGAGGTGCGATCGTTGGACTTTTGTATCACAAAGCACTTGTGTTGTGAAGGAGCACGTTGAGGTCTCCATTCTCTCGTTCACTTTCACAGCGAACCAGTCTCGACACGGTCATCTTTACGGGGGATGCCCAGGCTGGTAACGGCCTGCCTGGTTGTCCCTGGCTTAATAGTCGAGGTGATTTGTGGTTTCGGGCCTGTGGTATGATCGGGTGGCGGAGGACACAACAAATTGTAAACTTCGAATGCATTTGGTAAGCCTGCCAACCTCAGGTTCCTTGGTTACATATCCTTGTTTTGTTTTGTGTGTGGATGCAGGAGGTTGGGTGTTTGGTAGAAGACACGTCAGAATTCCTGTTTTTAGGGAAGTGCAACAAGCGCATGGTGATCGCCCCAGACGTGCAGCGATGTCTCCGGCCCGTCACCGCCTGCGAAACACTGTAGACCAGGCGCGAACTTCGTTTCAGAAAATGGACAACGTCATTTGCAGAAGGGACAAGAAGGGGTTTCCACTGAGTGTGGTTATGTGGTTCTCTGAGCCGATTTGCACTCGGGAACCGACGGTGTTTCAAGGTAGTATCGCCACTGGGGAACGGGTGTGGCCGTTTTGTGGGGCTTTCAGGGGTCATCGTAATCCATGTTGAAAATTTACTACGGCGGCACTCTCACCAACCCATCAGGGGCATGCAGCTTCAAGGCTTTGTCCGAGCTCAACTGATCAACGTCTACTGCCCCTTCCGTTCTCGCAGGTGCTCCCGAAGTGTTCTAAGGCAGGTAGTGGGTTCCAGTAAGAAAGTGGCACCAGACAAGGAgacgtctctgtttttgagACGGTGTGTTCGGTGTCATGTTGAAAAGAGGCAGCAGCCACGAGGACAAGTGCACGAAACAAATGTCTAAAGGCGTCGCACTGTCTACTCGCTGCCGACCCCATCAGCAGGTTCCTTCCCGCCTTATGGAGGGCTCCCGCATGCCTGCAAAGCGTTATTGGTGTCGCACGCTCAGACACATTCTCTCTGCATTCGTCTCCACGAAATTTGTGCCTCTGGAGGTCGCTTCCGTGCGACTCATCAAATAGCTGAGCATGTATTGCAGGTACCGCTCTGAATCCTGAACGACTTGACTGTAGATGCTGTCGCGAAGAAATAGGTCGGCTACGGGTCACCATGCTGCGACAGTTTACGACGAATGCTGATCATATGTGCTGTTGATACTAGGTGGCGTGTGTCATCATTTTCCTCCATGGTGAAACTGCTAATTTTCCGctgccgtctgtctccgaaCTTGAGTGCTATCGTCCCATTGGGATACAGGGCCCTGCGGCGGACCCAGTTCAAGTTCTCATGctcaagatctaaaccatACATTTTGTATCATTTACTTCATCCGTTCACGGGCCAATGTAAGTAAGTAAATGGCTGGCTCACGCACGACCATCTCTACAGAGTTATCGGCGTGTCCGGTGCCCGATAGGGGTGCTAGAATCTCAGCAAATACCTAGAGGCCACATTCCCTTGCCACGAGACGCCAGACAGCATTTTATCGGCAGAATGTTAGTTCAGCTGGGTCACTACACTATCCGTTGTGTCAGAGCGATGCAAAGAACAATGGATGATCATAATAAACCGACCGCGGACGTCACAGAACTTgggagaagcaaacgagagaTTCCTACATTTTTGCAGTTATGCGTGTAGTGGAAACATGCACATCACTGCACAGAACTCAATCTCCCGTTGGCGAATCCTTTTCTAGTCTGCTCCTCTGCTCTTTTATCTCCCGCAGTGGGGTTGCATCTCACGTACGAGCTACACCGAGTGTCTCCCGATACACAGCACCTCTTCATCGTTGGCTAACTCGTACCCGTTAGCACTAGGTGGAACAAAGGAGGACCCACCCTTGGTAAACAGAGAAGCACCCAGTCGGCTGGTATTACACGTACAcagtgtttttcttcgtggTGATTCATCCTCAGTAGCGGGATTTCAGCGTGGAGAACAATTTGGAAGATGTGTCCCCCTTTTTTCCCCACACACAAAATCGAGAGCAAGATAATTAGTAGGCGCATTACGTCGCGAACAGCCACTATCGCACGACAGACACCAAATCGGCTACTTCGATCTCACAGGCATGAACCAGGTCAAGGTATCGAAGTAGATACAGAGACGGAAACGACGCTGAACACGGAGCTGCGCTCCGGCTTGTCTGGCTCCTCTCACAAACACAGGTGACAGTATAAGAAGTCCTTGGCTCGCTGGCGAAAGTTCGGTTGAGAGAACGATTTGGGCGAACTCCAGTTGTCGGCGTTTAAATCCCAGTGACTATCTCTTCCCACGTCCATTTTGTTCAGGATGTATTCGCGCCATTGCGCAGGAtggaaacaagagaagaagaccttCCCTTTCGTGCGAAAGAatcttcctcttcggcgTTCCACTTTCCATTGCCACGAGATCTCGTCTTCGGAGCTCATTTCCTCACTCGAGAATGATTTCTGTCTTGACTGGAACTGAGCGCTGCACTGTACTTTCCGCACCTGTGGCCTCAACGCAGCCTTTTCAAGAGAGCTCATTCTGAACCGCCTTTCCTCCCTGTCCGTCTCGAGCCCCTCTAAAGCGAAACAAAGTCTGTCCATGCGTTCGAACTGAGCCGCGagtttcgtcgcttcttccgctACCTTAGACAAGCTCTGCTTGAGCTGTAGTTCTCTGTCAGCCGCAGCGTGGATAGCGTTTGCACTGGAAGGAAATCTGGAACTACGCGGTGGAATTCTTGTATCTGTCTCCCCCCCGTCTAGCGCAAATCTACGTGATGTTCGGTTCGAAAATTTCCCTTGCCATTCTCGTTGTCGCgtaggagaagaagaaggagcaaaACTAGTAGTCGGCTCTTCAGCGCCGGGTGGAGGGGAGTATACGTCATCCTCTCTTGGTTGAGGGAAGATGGAGGGCTGCCGCGCGCGTATGCTCATGTCATTTGCTGTCTCCATTTCTGTTGCATGAGCCATGGAAACGGAAGGCCCGCGTGAGGGAGTAGAACAGTACGATGGTGAAAAGACGGATTCGACCAtctgtgcttcttcctcttgtggCATGTGTCTCTCCATTACCTCGTGTCCTCTTTGGTTCTTGTGTGTAACGGATACAATGCTGCCCACGTTAACCACGGCAACTGCAACCACAGCAGGGCCACACGCCTCAGATCCCACTGTTGCATCACCTCGGCTTTTTTCGGCTTCCTCTTGGTCACGCCCTTCGGCTTCTGCATTCTTCCCTTGCACTGCAATTCCCGGATCTGTGAAcagtttttctccctcccaGTGTTGCATCCCTTCTTTCTGATGCCATGTCTTCAACCAGTTTTGTTCTTCTTGCTTGGCGGGGCAGAAGAGCTCGCGTGGCTCTTGTCTATTTCTTGTATGACTCCCATATGTGGTCGCCGACGAACGAATAGAGGACGACGCTGGAGACACTGTCGGTTGTTTTGGAGgggcgttttctctcgcgatCTTATCTCCCTCTTCGAGCCAGAGCTCCAGCAAGCCCGTCAAACTatcggaagaagaggctgctGTTCGCTCTCCACTGGACGTGGAACGACTGTAAGAGACGTCCTCTTCACCAGGTGGAATATTGTAAGGCAGACGATTTGACGGTGAAGCTGAAGAGGTCGCATTCATCATCATTGGGgtcccttcctctttcggTCTTTCAGTTTGGTTCTCGTCGAGAAACCCGAGGAAGACTAACGGACGGACCAAGTTTTTCGGAAGGACGAGCAGCTCCTTCGGGTGCTGAAGAGGGGTTTTCAAGAAGGCACGAAACAACCTGAGATCGTCTTCAACGTTCATTTCTTGTTTCGCTGTTGCTTCATACCATTCTTTTTCTTGATTTTGTGACATGCGTATGCTTGCGTCATTTCCCACGAAACCTCCACTCCCCTGAAGTATGGGTGAAAATGGAAGAAACGTAGGGAGGCACAGAGGCGGTGACGTTAAAAACAGACACCGCTCCCTGTTTGAGGGAACCACTGTGTTCTGATACCAGCTGTTTCCATGGTTGCAGGGGGCATTTTCTGCAGATAAAAAGTCCGGTTCTTCCTTCATGGGGATATGTTCATTTTTAGGCAACACTGATGTTTCCTGAATTACATCTTGTACATTGTGCTTATTCATAAACACTGGCTGGTCGCATGGCACCTTTCCTGTTGAGTCGTCCATCATGTTAAGAGTTATTCTTTCCATTAAAGAGTTGCCTAGATGGACTTCATGGACACCCGAGTGGAGATGCCGGTCTTCTTGGCCCTCATCTGCTGGTCTACTCTCGCCATATACAATACTCGGCGCCCCCCAAACCGAGCGCGAAACTGCAGCTCGAAAGTCAGAGcccgaagaagacggtgcCTTCAACGAGAATGCCTCAGCGTCACTTTTCAGAGCAACACAATTTCCTGTACTCCTGTTAAGTTTGTCTGAgtgccgctcttctcgctgagGTGCCGAAAGACATCTGTTTCCTTTGGTCCCCCATTTCGCAGACCCCTGGAACGGATCACCGTGACCGTCACCCTGCTCAGCCTGGGTAGGCCTGACtagctctctctcctgcgaTCGGTTGTGCAAGCGAGGCTCCCTGGCATGCTTCCGTTCTGACCCAAATCGATATTCTAGGCGCGGTGGAAAAGCCGTCCTCGAGGAAGActcagagaagagagaagagcatgAAAGGGCGGAGTAAGGATAGTGCTGACGGCGGGCACGGGAAACGAAAGATGGGGACACGGAACTGAAGCCTAAAAGTTTGCGCTCCACCTgcgaaagaacgaaaaaaaagataGATGAAGTAAAAAAAAGGATTCGAAGAACGACTTCGCCAAATTGCATGCGGGGGTTCGATAACCGACGTATTTTTACTTTCAAAGCACACTGGTTCTATATGCAGCAAACGAATGATCGTAGAAGACCAACGTAGGACGGTCAAGCTTATACCCTGGGTGTTGACGGTAGCATGCTGGCCGTTGTCGAGGGGACGTAGGGCAGAACAAACTATGCGAGTATAAGTTCAAACAACAATTGAGGCGAAACGCCACAGATCAGCTCTCGGTAGCCATTTGAACACTGTCCACAACCATCCAGAACGCCATCAAAGTAATGTTGACACTAGATCGAAAAATATATGGCTTGAAATCGCTATCATTCAGGACATTGCGCAGAAATTCTCATGCTAGATCGCTATGATTTTTGAAACCTTTCTTTTCATCGGCTGGCGAGGCTTTTCGCCATGCGACGAGGGACAGCTAATTACAGAAAACTGCCAAACGCCTGTCAACCTTGTTTGTTGTTGTTTATTGGCAAGTTGCGCGGAGAAGATATGTAAAACAGGAGAGTCGTGAACAAAATGGAAAGGGACAACGCTGTAGCTCTTTGTGGGGAAGCGAAAGGATAGACAAACACCGACGGGCGTGAATTGCCATATAGCACGCTACGCTAGAGGTTTACGTGCACGAATTTGCCTCAACTGGGGACAGCAGCTAGTAAGCAACTCACGATCCGGTACGACGGAGCGAGCGAGTTtgacggcgaggagagggaaggcgaatTGTATATATTGTTTGATACATTATTGTGGCTGGTTATCGCTGGAGATGAGCTCACTTTTCTGACACGTGCCTTCAGGCTGCGCGTTTCGCCATGTTCTTCCTTGGTGGCGCGTTTTTCATCTCCCGCCAGACCTCTTGCAGCTTCTATCTCCCGGGCCCTCGCCGAACGTTTCGTTCTTCGCCGTTCAGCAGTgcacttcttcttcgtgttttcGAGTTGTCCCTCTGCTTCCACCGTCATGTCCGTCTTCGTAGCAGGAGTCGGTCTAAAAACACCAGTACTTCCACCGAATTCCGGCTGTGTTCTGCACCCGCTGTTTCCTGTGTAGTTGGCTTGGGCTTGGCCCTTCCTtggccttcctctcgctcgtcCTGTGCCCGGCTTCGAGGTCGCATCATTTGTTTTGTTCTCGTCATTATTCTTCGTTGGAATTTCACTTTCATGGTCCTCTTTGGTGTAAATGTTGCTGTCCTCTTCGACATCCGCGCGAacaacgagagaagaaaggatgGAAGCATATGCGCTGCATGGACGCTGGGAGGCAGGCGGAGAACATTTGATGGACAATGCACTAAAATGTGGAAGAGGCACACTCCCTCCACTGGTCTTTGCGTTCCCTACCTGTGAAGCAGGACCCGGATCCATTGCTCTGCTACTGCTCTCCCAGAAAGCCTCTCCAAACCCGATTGTCGCCCATCCCTGTTCAAAGTCCTCCTCTCTATCGCTTTCGACGTTCTTCGGTACGTGTTGGCTTGGGAAGCCTGCAGGTGAAACGTCTTTCCTCCCTGCTGTCCCACGCATCTGTGGATTAGAACACAATCCTCggtttcccctttctcttcccccaAGGCCCATTCCGACGCTTCCTCCCTGAAGAGTAAACGACGTATTTTCGGCATCGGTTGGCATCGACTGGGAAGCCAAACGGATGATTATAGAGGCTGACGCCTGATAATAACAAACAGAGCAACGGAACCTAAAAGGCTGAAGCTTATAGGTCCATGTGAATTCATTTATGCATCCACGCTGAGGCACGTACAATTCGAACTTTCGATGTCCATATTTACTATTTGCATCAATATGATATAGAGACAGATAATTCGACATACGCTTTGTACGGCGTCAACCACGAAGAAAAGCATTTGCAGAGGAAACAATGCGTCTGGAAGCAGTAACATCCGCAGGATTGCAAACCGTTGTTTGTGTCCGAAAGGCGATGCTTTCACTCATAAGAGTTTCGATCGCTTCCGGAAGCGATTGCAGAATCATTCCACGTGACAAAAAAGAACAAGTATGCCTCGCTTCAATCCGTAATCCATTTCCTTTCCAACGGGAATGTACGGGTTGTCGCCATCCGTGTTCTGGTTCATTCACGAGCTCCCATACCAGTGTCACGTGACCCTATCTTAGGAAAACCTACCTTCTATTTCGTGTTTCCTGGGACCCACACACTCAGTTGACTCCTTGTGCACGTCTTTAAAGAAACCAAGGCTTCCGTTAATAAGAATCATCGTATAAGTCACCAGGCATGCAACGTCCATCTGATGACAACCGCTCAACTCTTTGTTACGCACTagttttttcgtcttcttccttcctgaTTTCAGAACTTAAGCTCACCTGTGCCTTAGGAGCACTCATCGTTGTTTGGCAGCCAGCGGCGGACTGTTCCTGCGCTTCTTTCTTGGTGGcacctttgtttctcttgttctctccgcGCTTCCCGATACCTGCTTCCACCCTGGCCAGCGCTTGATTGCACACCTCAGTCGAAATGATATGGGCACTCTGAGCCGCGTATGTATGTGTTCCATTCCGTGAGGACGAGGCTAGTGTCCTTCCAGATCCaacaagaagagcaagaaaatgtcgctgctttcttaaagagtttcttctccatcttttcAATAACACTCGCGCCCGAGTGGAAAGTGGCGACTGACCGCGGCCTTCGTCGGAGTACCCGACATTTGTTTTCTTTACACCATGACATTCGGCAGATATCTCCGTCTGCACTCCTTGTTCTCGCAtatcctttctcttctcgacgaATGAATCTCTCCTTTGTCGTCGCGGAAGCTCTGTGACAGCGGAAGCGGATTCTTTCCACTTGCCGTCGCTCTGGAAGTGTGTAGGTTCACTACccgagagacagcaagacgccgaaggcgacagagagaggcaggaaaacGTGCAGTCTGAGAGTGTTCTCATTGTCATTTTCTCTGTGACAATATTAAGTCGCGGTGATCGCCCTTTGTCGTGCTCAAGGACGTTGGAGGCGGAGGACTGTATCTTATCCCTATCCTGCCTTTGCTGTTTTTCGGAagtgtttcctgtctccgctacttcccttctcgttcctttTGGGTCAACCTCCAGCACTTCCTGAGTGGACTCGTACTCTGGGGGGGGCGAGAGCGGGTGACGACTGTTAAATAGCTTAGACATCGTGGAACTGGCTACCGTGTGATTACCAAGgagggacggagacagtGTTTCCGCAAGAAAACTACTGTTTATGGCCAAGCTACAACAATTATTTAACTGAAGAGGGACAGACGTGCAGGATGAGCTCGCCAACGTTCGTGCTGTCGGAGGCCCTCCCCGCTCCTGCAAAGTTAAAAAACCTGAAAGCCTCGAAGGATCATCGGCGACCCATCCGCAATACGATGTAGCCGCAACCGTACCAGCATCCACTGTGTAGGATAGCAACCCCATTCTGTGTTCCAAATCGTCAAGCGCGAACGAAGGTTCTGCATGGCCAGAAGCGGACTGAGCCGATGGCACTTCAATATGTCGGATGGCAAGGACAAGCGGCGACTCCATGGCAAGGCTTCCAGGTACATGGGAATGCCGGTTGTCTGCTGACGATAGAGGCATCCGGAAAcacgctgaag from the Toxoplasma gondii ME49 chromosome IX, whole genome shotgun sequence genome contains:
- a CDS encoding hypothetical protein (encoded by transcript TGME49_266675), giving the protein MLIICAVDTRWRVSSFSSMVKLLIFRCRLSPNLSAIVPLGYRALRRTQFKFSCSRSKPYILYHLLHPFTGQCNGVASHVRATPSVSRYTAPLHRWLTRTR
- a CDS encoding hypothetical protein (encoded by transcript TGME49_266670) — protein: MKQIREDIQTGKNVRKRIKGGFTEDKHTCVATEKNAGDHADNKCELHTVETGPVKGKRGVCNQRVETKEPRHRGPDEDNVRNNANIGDDGCEDKYKTHSAPDNVDCKVAAGDSVVTEEEVTGDIKARAAPMVTDDTPRHKKTAQRQDTMDARAEEETEKGNEHTQPEHMYTINKQETDGGNTGAAHMTQIFKEMQQQWQNAGLQVEVGVDVLAMPGFSRVFESNDGNKDRGVSAADKPRKNHFLRTAPPVSEHNTASFSASSACKSRCVRQGEVDPNEEVKIEQEWEKQGRSRREYCLLETRESQSTREHEQCWQQDQSEDDYVSKSSTDGGNEKNKDADVREEFIDETGRRDFARPLDAFETFFDLATCSSRSSGHQGEIQKQGRCCGTVQRARERGRQLSNRFHTRFEKSLHPVRCRVHPWQAHPLSVAEKVLYMRKGMTPSRFLSTRWAWPRSSIPCPIFGSVPDPLLASSSACFRMPLSSADNRHSHVPGSLAMESPLVLAIRHIEVPSAQSASGHAEPSFALDDLEHRMGLLSYTVDAGTVAATSYCGWVADDPSRLSGFLTLQERGGPPTARTLASSSCTSVPLQLNNCCSLAINSSFLAETLSPSLLGNHTVASSTMSKLFNSRHPLSPPPEYESTQEVLEVDPKGTRREVAETGNTSEKQQRQDRDKIQSSASNVLEHDKGRSPRLNIVTEKMTMRTLSDCTFSCLSLSPSASCCLSGSEPTHFQSDGKWKESASAVTELPRRQRRDSFVEKRKDMREQGVQTEISAECHGVKKTNVGYSDEGRGQSPLSTRARVLLKRWRRNSLRKQRHFLALLVGSGRTLASSSRNGTHTYAAQSAHIISTEVCNQALARVEAGIGKRGENKRNKGATKKEAQEQSAAGCQTTMSAPKAQASASIIIRLASQSMPTDAENTSFTLQGGSVGMGLGGRERGNRGLCSNPQMRGTAGRKDVSPAGFPSQHVPKNVESDREEDFEQGWATIGFGEAFWESSSRAMDPGPASQVGNAKTSGGSVPLPHFSALSIKCSPPASQRPCSAYASILSSLVVRADVEEDSNIYTKEDHESEIPTKNNDENKTNDATSKPGTGRARGRPRKGQAQANYTGNSGCRTQPEFGGSTGVFRPTPATKTDMTVEAEGQLENTKKKCTAERRRTKRSARAREIEAARGLAGDEKRATKEEHGETRSLKARVRKVERKLLGFSSVSPSFVSRARRQHYPYSALSCSSLFSESSSRTAFPPRLEYRFGSERKHAREPRLHNRSQERELVRPTQAEQGDGHGDPFQGSAKWGTKGNRCLSAPQREERHSDKLNRSTGNCVALKSDAEAFSLKAPSSSGSDFRAAVSRSVWGAPSIVYGESRPADEGQEDRHLHSGVHEVHLGNSLMERITLNMMDDSTGKVPCDQPVFMNKHNVQDVIQETSVLPKNEHIPMKEEPDFLSAENAPCNHGNSWYQNTVVPSNRERCLFLTSPPLCLPTFLPFSPILQGSGGFVGNDASIRMSQNQEKEWYEATAKQEMNVEDDLRLFRAFLKTPLQHPKELLVLPKNLVRPLVFLGFLDENQTERPKEEGTPMMMNATSSASPSNRLPYNIPPGEEDVSYSRSTSSGERTAASSSDSLTGLLELWLEEGDKIARENAPPKQPTVSPASSSIRSSATTYGSHTRNRQEPRELFCPAKQEEQNWLKTWHQKEGMQHWEGEKLFTDPGIAVQGKNAEAEGRDQEEAEKSRGDATVGSEACGPAVVAVAVVNVGSIVSVTHKNQRGHEVMERHMPQEEEAQMVESVFSPSYCSTPSRGPSVSMAHATEMETANDMSIRARQPSIFPQPREDDVYSPPPGAEEPTTSFAPSSSPTRQREWQGKFSNRTSRRFALDGGETDTRIPPRSSRFPSSANAIHAAADRELQLKQSLSKVAEEATKLAAQFERMDRLCFALEGLETDREERRFRMSSLEKAALRPQVRKVQCSAQFQSRQKSFSSEEMSSEDEISWQWKVERRRGRFFRTKGKVFFSCFHPAQWREYILNKMDVGRDSHWDLNADNWSSPKSFSQPNFRQRAKDFLYCHLCL